Within Butyrivibrio fibrisolvens, the genomic segment GAAACTTACTGATCTTAACATGGAACCATCCTGGAACAAGCATGGGACCAGAATCGAGAAGTTCGGACAGATAGGTTCTATGCCTGTCCGTAAATGGTTCCCATATGCTGTTCTTGAAAACAATGCTACCGGTGAATTTATCGGTGTGCAGATATATTGCGCCTCCAGCTGGCAGATAGAGGCCTTTAGGACAGCTGATCCTGTTTCGCTGTGCGGAGGTCTTGCAGATTTTGATTACGGCCACTGGTGTAAGTGCATCAGAAGCGGCGAGAGCTTCACTACGCCTAGGGCAGTCGTTGCTAAGGGTAAGTCTTTACTTGAAGTGAGTGATAAGCTTGTAAAGGCGCAGAACCCTCGTATAGCAGATGTAGATAAGGATATGCCTATTATATACAATGAATACTGCACGACCTGGGGCAATCCTACTCTCGATAATGTTAAGAAGATATGCGAAGCACTTAAAGATACTATGGTCAGATACCTTGTTATAGACAGCGGCTGGTACAAACAGCCTGATAAATTCTGGTGGGATACGATAGGAGACTGGGACGAAAGTCCTGAGCTTTTCCCAAATGGAATCAAAGAGATGACAGATATGATAAAGTCTTACGGCCTTATCCCCGGCATCTGGTTCGAGTTTGAAAAGGCGGCAACACTATCACAGTTGTATGAACAGACTGAGCACCTGTTAAAGCGTTTTGGTGATCCTATCAATGTTGATGGTCAGAGATTCCTTGATATGAGAGATGACTGGTGCATAGATTATCTGTCCAAAAAGGTTATAGATTTTCTGAAAAAGAACGGATTTGGGTATATCAAAATTGACTATAACGATACTATAGGTGTAGGCTGCGATGGCGCAGAGAGCCTTGGAGAAGGTCTTAGACAAAGCGTTCTGGGAACTCAGAAGTTCTTCAAAAAGCTTTCTGACGAAATCCCATCACTGGTAATAGAGAACTGTTCAAGCGGCGGACACAGACTAGAGCCTTCCATGATGGAACTTGTATCACAGGCAAGCTTCTCTGATGCCCATGAATGCAAGAGCATCCCTGTAATAGCCGCTAACCTTCACAGAGTCATACGCCCCGAGCAGAGCCAGATATGGGCAGTTCTAAGAGCAGCAGATGACATCCATAGGGTCAATTATATCCTAAGCTCAGCATTCCTTGGAAGAATGTGCCTTAGTGGTGAGATATTTGATATAGACCAAAGAGCCTGGGACACTACACATAAGGCTATAGACTTCTATGATGAAGTTAAGCATATCATAAAGAACGGTATGACAACAGTAATAGACTGCAAATGTAATGACTACAATAATCTTACAGGATATCAGGCTGTTATTAGAGAGTATGAGGATGAAGCACTTATGGTAGTACATACTTTTGAAAATGGTGCTAATCCTGATATAGATAAATATCTGTCCGGATATAACATCCTAGATACCTTTGGCAGTGAACTGGATGGAGATTTTAGAGGAAAAGCTTTTTTCTTAAGAAGATAATTTTATAATTAAATTTGCCTGAAACTTCGCACTTGCCAAACATATGTCACCCCTTGAGGCAGTGCCGATGTGGACAGTTTATAATGTATTTTCGTATCTTTTGAAGGTGTTATAAAATTCAGGAGCATGATAGATGGAGCTTTATATTCTGCATAGGGGCTGCATGTCTGAGCGAAGCGAGTTTCAGCCCCTAGAATATAAAGCTCCAGATATTGTGCCCTGAATTTATAACACCTTCAAGATACGAAAATGCATTATAAACTGTCCGCGTTGGCGCTGCCTCAAGGGGTGACATATGTTTGGCAAGTGCGAAGTTTCTCTCCTCCACATAAAAAGGTCCTGCCCCGGATTTTCATCCGAGGGCAAGACCTTTTATTTTAAACACTTTTATGACTCCGTTATGTGAGCTTTATGAAAGGATTATTTCTCCCATTTCCAATTAGCTACTTCAGGAAGATCAAGACCAACCTCGTGGATGTACTGCTTGTGCTCAACAAGCTTGTCGCTCATGCGCTGGTAGAGATATGCGCCGCGGTTTCCAAGCTGTGGAAGATACTTAAGAGCATCCTGTACAAGGTGGAATCTATCGATATTGTTCTGAACTCTCATATCGAATGGAGTTGTGATAGTTCCTTCTTCCTGATATCCGCGAACATGCATAAGTCTGTTGTTGTGACGACGATATGTAAGCTCGTGAATAAGTGTAGGATAGCCGTGGAAGTTGAAGATTACAGGCTTATCAGTTGTGAAGAGCATGTCATATTCAGCGTGTGAGAGACCGTGAGGGTGCTCTGATGCAGGCTGAAGTTTGAACAGGTCGACAACGTTGATGAATCTGATCTTAACTTCAGGAAGTTCCTTGTTAAGGATTGATACAGCTGCAAGTGCCTCGAGTGTAGGTGTCTCACCTGCACAAGCGAAGATGATATCAGGTTCCTGACCCTGGTCATTGGAAGCCCAATCCCAGATACTGATACCCTGTGTGCAGTGCTTAACAGCCTGTTCCATAGTGAGCCACTGTGGACGAGGATGCTTAGATGCAACGATAACGTTTACATAGTTACGGCTTCTTACGCAGTGATCGAAAGTAGAGAGCAGGCAGTTAGCATCTGGTGGAAGATACAGACGTACTACGTCAGCTTTCTTGTTAGCGATATGATCCATGAAACCGGGATCCTGATGTGTGAAACCGTTGTGGTCCTGCTGCCATACGTTAGATGACAGGAGGAGGTTAAGAGATGCGATCTCTTCTCTCCATGGAAGCTGGTTGCAAACTTTCAGCCACTTAGCGTGCTGAGCTACCATTGAGTCGATGATACGGATGAATGCCTCGTAGCTTGCGAAGAAACCGTGACGACCTGTAAGAAGGTATCCTTCAAGCCATCCTTCGCACATATGCTCTGAAAGCATTGAGTCCATAACACGTCCGTCAGCGTTAAGAGCATCATCGATATCAAGTGTATCTGCATTCCAAACTCTGTTTGTCTCCTCAAATACAGCATTAAGTCTGTTAGAATTGGTTTCATCAGGTCCAAATACACGGAAGTTGCGTGATTCCTTGTTGAGCTTGATGATATCACGAACGAACTTACCAAGTTCTGTCATATCCTGTCCGTCTTTTTCGCCGGGAGCTGTTACATCGAAAGCGTACTTGCGGAAGTCAGGCAGACGAAGGTCACGAAGAAGCAGACCACCGTTACCATGAGGGTTAGCACCGATACGTGCATTGCCTGTAGGAGCAAGTGCCTTAAGTTCAGGGATAAGCTTACCGTTCTCATCGAAGAGTTCTTCTGCATGATAGCTCTTGAGCCACTTTGTAAGGATCTCAAGGTGATCATCATGATCCATCATTACAGGAACCTGATGTGCTCTCCAGTAATCTTCAACCTTATCGCCATTTACATAATCAGGGCCTGTCCATCCCTTAGGAGTTCTAAGGACGATCATAGGCCATACAGGACGAGTTGTATCGCCTGTCTCACGAGCGTGTTTCTGGATAGCCTTGATCTCTTCGATGACGCTGTCCATAGTTTCAGCCATCTTTCTGTGCATATACATAGGGTCTGAACCCTCTACGAAATATGGCTTCCAGCCCATACCTTCGAAGTACTTCACAAGCTCTTCGTGTGAGATACGTGA encodes:
- a CDS encoding glycoside hydrolase family 36 protein codes for the protein MEEVYAFQVKVRGDSFNGHYTNGISLANSESVRRCREVYKDDEKTVYEADNYKVTAYHIPKGDVIQCYTVFENTSSKDITIDLLSSFCIDNIEADVLHRATSFWSAEGKLLTQKLTDLNMEPSWNKHGTRIEKFGQIGSMPVRKWFPYAVLENNATGEFIGVQIYCASSWQIEAFRTADPVSLCGGLADFDYGHWCKCIRSGESFTTPRAVVAKGKSLLEVSDKLVKAQNPRIADVDKDMPIIYNEYCTTWGNPTLDNVKKICEALKDTMVRYLVIDSGWYKQPDKFWWDTIGDWDESPELFPNGIKEMTDMIKSYGLIPGIWFEFEKAATLSQLYEQTEHLLKRFGDPINVDGQRFLDMRDDWCIDYLSKKVIDFLKKNGFGYIKIDYNDTIGVGCDGAESLGEGLRQSVLGTQKFFKKLSDEIPSLVIENCSSGGHRLEPSMMELVSQASFSDAHECKSIPVIAANLHRVIRPEQSQIWAVLRAADDIHRVNYILSSAFLGRMCLSGEIFDIDQRAWDTTHKAIDFYDEVKHIIKNGMTTVIDCKCNDYNNLTGYQAVIREYEDEALMVVHTFENGANPDIDKYLSGYNILDTFGSELDGDFRGKAFFLRR
- a CDS encoding phosphoketolase, translated to MEDVKTTVCEEKGPITDELLTKMNAYWRAANYLSAGQLYLLDNPLLKKPLTMDMIKKKIVGHWGTVPGQNFVYVHLNRAIKRYDLDLILLSGPGHGGNFYVANTYLEGSYSEIYPNISEDEEGMQKLFKQFSFPGGVPSHCAPETPGSINEGGELGYSIAHAFGAVFDNPDLIAAVTVGDGEAETGPLATSWQSNKFLNPKTDGAVLPILHLNGYKIANPTILSRISHEELVKYFEGMGWKPYFVEGSDPMYMHRKMAETMDSVIEEIKAIQKHARETGDTTRPVWPMIVLRTPKGWTGPDYVNGDKVEDYWRAHQVPVMMDHDDHLEILTKWLKSYHAEELFDENGKLIPELKALAPTGNARIGANPHGNGGLLLRDLRLPDFRKYAFDVTAPGEKDGQDMTELGKFVRDIIKLNKESRNFRVFGPDETNSNRLNAVFEETNRVWNADTLDIDDALNADGRVMDSMLSEHMCEGWLEGYLLTGRHGFFASYEAFIRIIDSMVAQHAKWLKVCNQLPWREEIASLNLLLSSNVWQQDHNGFTHQDPGFMDHIANKKADVVRLYLPPDANCLLSTFDHCVRSRNYVNVIVASKHPRPQWLTMEQAVKHCTQGISIWDWASNDQGQEPDIIFACAGETPTLEALAAVSILNKELPEVKIRFINVVDLFKLQPASEHPHGLSHAEYDMLFTTDKPVIFNFHGYPTLIHELTYRRHNNRLMHVRGYQEEGTITTPFDMRVQNNIDRFHLVQDALKYLPQLGNRGAYLYQRMSDKLVEHKQYIHEVGLDLPEVANWKWEK